One window from the genome of Nicotiana tomentosiformis chromosome 5, ASM39032v3, whole genome shotgun sequence encodes:
- the LOC104110857 gene encoding putative late blight resistance protein homolog R1A-3 isoform X3, giving the protein MSSAVLRKDIVNLLDFIERLKNEEDQIALDMDQIVKLKLELTFMSTFLQLSYFNLDGFSAKMSRKAQQVDDMVQSVFYKSGDDFLVKYDMDRVVPHVLENIKSYISSHHYPESSATMTEAQLVELLDALLVNLHDLPECCAKLILPLMTQYELLRDICGNLRDFLVLKVNGYVEHETVEYVLPQFQLMAERVGHFCFDLLSCQLDEIDEADDSDEIYDSDETAEPHETDDPDEIYDSDEIDEADDSDEIYDSDETAEPHETDDPDEIYDSDEIDETAEPHETDSPDEIYDSDEILHEVNSMIVHLFLKIIPVELEVMHICSTYLKASKSAEVGRFIKHLLEASPGILREYLIVLQAHMVNVLTASTIARNIHVMMEFLLIILTDLPKENFSGLLTRVGALTMKVSILVRNLEDKSRNGENMSETNCATLDLLESIELMKEDLKHVFLKAPADSSQLCFPMSDGPLFMTLLLKKLNDLLNSNVCSVALIKKEIGLVKEDLEFIRSIFGNVEQELNRDLWTHVLDVAYEAEHSIKSILVRDHGLLQLIFLLPAAVEKIKRIKKEVLEKISKNKGLIVVNSLNKLVERKSSTAGQIIVGFKEETDWIIRKLTSEPGKEDVISIIGMPGVGKTTLAYKVYNDKSVVDHFDVRAWCTVDQERNVKKLLQEIYNQVVGLGKRFSEDDIDDDVADKLRKQLFGKRYLIVLDDLWDNATWDELTMPFPVRKKGGRVILTSRKKDVALHGKLHSDPLSLRLLRLEESWELLEKRVFGEEHCPDELKEVGEKIARTCDGLPLVLDLICGVLARKEKKEASWLEVLNNLNSFIFKDEEEVMKVVQLSYDHLPDHLKPCLIYLASYPKDEDIEISELKALWSAEGLVEQIEMKSVEEVLEVYVDELISSSLVIAFNERGWGQSCKIHDLVHDFCSIKARKEKLFDFTNSNAPLSSSSSSSSSSSSSSSSSSDLMPRGMTIHYDHPDENVVLFNPEKKNPYVKHLLSLKVIVEDGKDTCLSYSCHLQHLRLLKRLELRNIRLTDSLLNEIGMLFHLRCLNIWTETEALPPSFSNLCNLETLVVANWGSRMVVSPSIWSLAKLRRFNIDSCTFFDWDDDGEPKVLEEDWKLENLRILDKFSFSCLDDTEDILKRFPNLRSLTCEISGPWDFSEEVYFPRLDVLNELEEVSAWFQRRKCSHAHQWDFHFPLSLKELDLKGFDLSSDSLSGIARIPNLQILHLRNAIIEGKEWNMEEVTFENLRSLKLESVSFSEWQVGEESFFLLEELHIQWCDELMEIPESFGDIASLKSIYLVGNRQLVDSAIKVKKYVSEMTGEDKLEVKLNAVILRPYDQPNLKRV; this is encoded by the exons ATGTCATCTGCTGTACTTCGCAAGGACATTGTAAATCTTCTGGATTTCATAGAGAGGTTAAAGAACGAAGAAGATCAAATTGCTCTTGACATGGATCAAATTGTAAAGCTGAAATTGGAGCTGACATTTATGTCAACATTTCTTCAGCTTTCTTATTTCAATTTGGATGGTTTTAGTGCCAAAATGTCTCGCAAAGCACAACAGGTTGATGATATGGTTCAGTCAGTTTTCTATAAGAGTGGAGATGACTTCTTGGTTAAATATGATATGGACCGCGTTGTTCCTCACGTCCTGGAAAATATCAAAAGTTATATCAGCTCACATCATTATCCTGAATCAAGTGCCACCATGACTGAGGCGCAGTTGGTTGAACTTTTAGACGCCCTCCTTGTGAATCTCCATGATCTACCCGAGTGTTGTGCCAAGCTGATTTTGCCATTAATGACTCAATATGAGCTTCTCCGGGATATATGTGGAAATTTAAGAGATTTTCTTGTGCTGAAAGTAAATGGTTATGTTGAGCATGAGACAGTTGAATATGTCTTACCTCAGTTTCAACTTATGGCTGAGAGAGTAGGGCACTTCTGTTTTGACCTTTTGTCTTGTCAACTTGATGAAATAGATGAAGCAGATGATTCAGATGAAATATATGATTCTGATGAAACAGCTGAACCTCATGAAACAGATGATCCTGATGAAATATATGATTCTGATGAAATAGATGAAGCAGATGATTCAGATGAAATATATGATTCTGATGAAACAGCTGAACCTCATGAAACAGATGATCCTGATGAAATATATGATTCTGATGAAATAGATGAAACAGCTGAACCTCATGAAACAGATAGTCCTGATGAAATATATGATTCTGATGAAATACTCCATGAAGTCAATTCCATGATAGTTCATctatttttgaagattattcCTGTTGAACTGGAGGTTATGCACATATGTTCCACATATTTGAAAGCTTCAAAGTCAGCAGAAGTTGGACGCTTCATTAAGCATCTCTTAGAAGCCTCTCCGGGCATTCTTAGAGAATATCTAATTGTTCTACAAGCGCACATGGTAAATGTTCTTACTGCTAGCACTATTGCTCGAAACATTCATGTCATGATGGAGTTCCTATTAATTATTCTCACAGATTTGCCCAAGGAGAACTTCTCTGGTCTCTTAACACGTGTTGGAGCACTTACCATGAAGGTATCCATTCTTGTTCGCAACTTAGAAGATAAATCAAGGAACGGCGAGAATATGAGTGAAACTAACTGTGCAACTCTAGACTTGTTGGAAAGTATTGAACTCATGAAGGAAGATCTCAAACATGTTTTCCTAAAAGCCCCTGCAGACTCAtctcaactctgcttccccatgAGTGACGGGCCACTCTTCATGACTCTTCTACTCAAAAAATTAAATGACTTGCTCAATTCTAATGTTTGTTCAGTTGCTTTGATAAAGAAAGAAATTGGGCTAGTGAAAGAAGACTTAGAATTTATTAGATCGATCTTCGGGAatgttgagcaagaattgaataGAGATCTTTGGACTCATGTTCTAGATGTGGCATATGAGGCAGAACATTCCATTAAATCAATTCTTGTCAGAGACCATGGTCTCTTGCAGCTTATCTTCTTGCTTCCTGCTGCCGTAGAAAAGATCAAGCGCATCAAAAAAGAGGTACTAGAGAAGATCTCCAAGAACAAGGGTCTTATTGTTGTGAACTCTCTCAACAAGTTAGTGGAAAGAAAATCATCAACAGCTGGCCAAATAATTGTAGGTTTTAAGGAGGAGACAGATTGGATAATTAGGAAGCTCACCAGTGAACCAGGTAAAGAAGATGTCATTTCCATAATTGGTATGCCAGGAGTCGGAAAAACTACTTTGGCTTACAAAGTATATAATGATAAATCTGTTGTTGATCATTTTGACGTTCGTGCTTGGTGCACAGTTGACCAAGAGCGCAATGTGAAAAAGTTGTTGCAGGAAATTTATAATCAAGTTGTTGGTTTGGGAAAAAGATTCAGCGAGGATGACATAGATGACGACGTTGCTGATAAGCTACGGAAACAACTGTTTGGAAAAAGGTACCTTATTGTCTTGGATGACTTGTGGGATAATGCAACATGGGATGAGCTAACAATGCCTTTTCCTGTACGTAAGAAAGGAGGCAGAGTTATTTTAACTAGTCGAAAAAAGGATGTGGCTTTGCATGGAAAACTCCACTCTGATCCTCTTAGCCTTCGATTGCTAAGACTAGAAGAAAGTTGGGAGTTATTAGAGAAAAGGGTATTCGGAGAAGAACATTGCCCTGATGAACTAAAGGAGGTTGGAGAAAAAATAGCCCGAACCTGTGATGGGCTGCCATTGGTACTTGATCTGATCTGTGGAGTTCTTGcacggaaggaaaagaaagaGGCTTCGTGGCTTGAAGTTCTAAATAACTTGAATTCCTTTATTTTTAAGGATGAAGAGGAAGTGATGAAGGTTGTACAattaagttatgaccatttaccAGATCACCTTAAGCCTTGCTTGATTTACCTTGCAAGCTATCCAAAGGACGAAGATATTGAAATTTCTGAATTGAAAGCTTTATGGAGTGCCGAAGGACTTGTGGAACAAATTGAGATGAAGAGTGTGGAAGAAGTACTGGAGGTTTATGTGGATGAGTTAATTTCCAGTAGCTTGGTAATAGCTTTCAATGAGAGAGGTTGGGGCCAGAGTTGCAAAATCCATGATCTTGTGCATGATTTTTGTTCCATAAAAGCTAGAAAGGAAAAGTTGTTTGACTTCACAAATTCAAATGCTCCATTGtcgtcttcctcttcttcttcttcttcttcttcttcttcttcttcttcttcttcagatttGATGCCACGTGGAATGACCATTCATTATGATCATCCGGATGAAAATGTTGTCCTGTTCAATCCAGAAAAGaaaaatccttatgttaaacacCTCCTCTCGTTGAAGGTAATCGTGGAAGATGGGAAGGACACTTGTCTTTCCTACAGTTGTCACCTACAACACTTGAGGCTTCTTAAAAGGTTGGAGCTGCGCAACATAAGATTGACAGATTCCTTGCTGAatgaaataggcatgctttttcaTTTGAGGTGTTTAAACATTTGGACGGAGACAGAAGCTCTCCCTCCATCATTTTCAAACCTATGTAATCTAGAAACTCTGGTGGTGGCAAATTGGGGATCAAGGATGGTAGTATCACCTAGTATTTGGAGTCTAGCAAAGCTACGACGTTTTAACATTGATAGTTGTACTTTCTTTGATTGGGATGATGACGGCGAACCAAAAGTGTTAGAAGAGGACTGGAAGTTAGAGAATTTGAGAATTTTAGATAAGTTCAGTTTTTCCTGTTTGGATGACACAGAGGATATTTTAAAAAGGTTTCCTAATCTTCGAAGCCTTACATGCGAAATTAGCGGACCATGGGATTTTTCAGAGGAGGTTTATTTTCCAAGATTGGATGTCCTTAATGAACTTGAAGAAGTCTCCGCATGGTTTCAGCGTCGTAAGTGTTCACATGCACATCAGTGGGATTTTCACTTCCCTTTGAGCTTGAAAGAATTGGACTTGAAGGGGTTTGATCTTTCATCTGATTCACTGTCAGGAATTGCGAGAATACCCAACCTTCAAATCCTGCATCTAAGAAACGCAATCATCGAGGGGAAAGAATGGAACATGGAAGAAGTCACCTTCGAGAATCTCAGATCGCTGAAACTGGAATCAGTGTCTTTTTCTGAATGGCAGGTTGGAGAGGAATCCTTTTTCCTCCTCGAGGAATTACATATACAATGGTGTGATGAGCTTATGGAGATCCCGGAAAGTTTTGGGGATATTGCTTCATTAAAGTCCATCTACCTGGTTGGCAACCGTCAACTTGTAGATTCAGCCATAAAGGTTAAGAAATATGTTTCAGAAATGACGGGAGAAGACAAGCTTGAGGTAAAGTTGAATGCGGTCATCTTACGTCCTTATGACCAGCCAAATCTCA AGCGCGTATAA
- the LOC104110857 gene encoding putative late blight resistance protein homolog R1A-3 isoform X1 — protein MERGKEKDGEGEKGEASNSLMSSAVLRKDIVNLLDFIERLKNEEDQIALDMDQIVKLKLELTFMSTFLQLSYFNLDGFSAKMSRKAQQVDDMVQSVFYKSGDDFLVKYDMDRVVPHVLENIKSYISSHHYPESSATMTEAQLVELLDALLVNLHDLPECCAKLILPLMTQYELLRDICGNLRDFLVLKVNGYVEHETVEYVLPQFQLMAERVGHFCFDLLSCQLDEIDEADDSDEIYDSDETAEPHETDDPDEIYDSDEIDEADDSDEIYDSDETAEPHETDDPDEIYDSDEIDETAEPHETDSPDEIYDSDEILHEVNSMIVHLFLKIIPVELEVMHICSTYLKASKSAEVGRFIKHLLEASPGILREYLIVLQAHMVNVLTASTIARNIHVMMEFLLIILTDLPKENFSGLLTRVGALTMKVSILVRNLEDKSRNGENMSETNCATLDLLESIELMKEDLKHVFLKAPADSSQLCFPMSDGPLFMTLLLKKLNDLLNSNVCSVALIKKEIGLVKEDLEFIRSIFGNVEQELNRDLWTHVLDVAYEAEHSIKSILVRDHGLLQLIFLLPAAVEKIKRIKKEVLEKISKNKGLIVVNSLNKLVERKSSTAGQIIVGFKEETDWIIRKLTSEPGKEDVISIIGMPGVGKTTLAYKVYNDKSVVDHFDVRAWCTVDQERNVKKLLQEIYNQVVGLGKRFSEDDIDDDVADKLRKQLFGKRYLIVLDDLWDNATWDELTMPFPVRKKGGRVILTSRKKDVALHGKLHSDPLSLRLLRLEESWELLEKRVFGEEHCPDELKEVGEKIARTCDGLPLVLDLICGVLARKEKKEASWLEVLNNLNSFIFKDEEEVMKVVQLSYDHLPDHLKPCLIYLASYPKDEDIEISELKALWSAEGLVEQIEMKSVEEVLEVYVDELISSSLVIAFNERGWGQSCKIHDLVHDFCSIKARKEKLFDFTNSNAPLSSSSSSSSSSSSSSSSSSDLMPRGMTIHYDHPDENVVLFNPEKKNPYVKHLLSLKVIVEDGKDTCLSYSCHLQHLRLLKRLELRNIRLTDSLLNEIGMLFHLRCLNIWTETEALPPSFSNLCNLETLVVANWGSRMVVSPSIWSLAKLRRFNIDSCTFFDWDDDGEPKVLEEDWKLENLRILDKFSFSCLDDTEDILKRFPNLRSLTCEISGPWDFSEEVYFPRLDVLNELEEVSAWFQRRKCSHAHQWDFHFPLSLKELDLKGFDLSSDSLSGIARIPNLQILHLRNAIIEGKEWNMEEVTFENLRSLKLESVSFSEWQVGEESFFLLEELHIQWCDELMEIPESFGDIASLKSIYLVGNRQLVDSAIKVKKYVSEMTGEDKLEVKLNAVILRPYDQPNLKRV, from the exons ATGTCATCTGCTGTACTTCGCAAGGACATTGTAAATCTTCTGGATTTCATAGAGAGGTTAAAGAACGAAGAAGATCAAATTGCTCTTGACATGGATCAAATTGTAAAGCTGAAATTGGAGCTGACATTTATGTCAACATTTCTTCAGCTTTCTTATTTCAATTTGGATGGTTTTAGTGCCAAAATGTCTCGCAAAGCACAACAGGTTGATGATATGGTTCAGTCAGTTTTCTATAAGAGTGGAGATGACTTCTTGGTTAAATATGATATGGACCGCGTTGTTCCTCACGTCCTGGAAAATATCAAAAGTTATATCAGCTCACATCATTATCCTGAATCAAGTGCCACCATGACTGAGGCGCAGTTGGTTGAACTTTTAGACGCCCTCCTTGTGAATCTCCATGATCTACCCGAGTGTTGTGCCAAGCTGATTTTGCCATTAATGACTCAATATGAGCTTCTCCGGGATATATGTGGAAATTTAAGAGATTTTCTTGTGCTGAAAGTAAATGGTTATGTTGAGCATGAGACAGTTGAATATGTCTTACCTCAGTTTCAACTTATGGCTGAGAGAGTAGGGCACTTCTGTTTTGACCTTTTGTCTTGTCAACTTGATGAAATAGATGAAGCAGATGATTCAGATGAAATATATGATTCTGATGAAACAGCTGAACCTCATGAAACAGATGATCCTGATGAAATATATGATTCTGATGAAATAGATGAAGCAGATGATTCAGATGAAATATATGATTCTGATGAAACAGCTGAACCTCATGAAACAGATGATCCTGATGAAATATATGATTCTGATGAAATAGATGAAACAGCTGAACCTCATGAAACAGATAGTCCTGATGAAATATATGATTCTGATGAAATACTCCATGAAGTCAATTCCATGATAGTTCATctatttttgaagattattcCTGTTGAACTGGAGGTTATGCACATATGTTCCACATATTTGAAAGCTTCAAAGTCAGCAGAAGTTGGACGCTTCATTAAGCATCTCTTAGAAGCCTCTCCGGGCATTCTTAGAGAATATCTAATTGTTCTACAAGCGCACATGGTAAATGTTCTTACTGCTAGCACTATTGCTCGAAACATTCATGTCATGATGGAGTTCCTATTAATTATTCTCACAGATTTGCCCAAGGAGAACTTCTCTGGTCTCTTAACACGTGTTGGAGCACTTACCATGAAGGTATCCATTCTTGTTCGCAACTTAGAAGATAAATCAAGGAACGGCGAGAATATGAGTGAAACTAACTGTGCAACTCTAGACTTGTTGGAAAGTATTGAACTCATGAAGGAAGATCTCAAACATGTTTTCCTAAAAGCCCCTGCAGACTCAtctcaactctgcttccccatgAGTGACGGGCCACTCTTCATGACTCTTCTACTCAAAAAATTAAATGACTTGCTCAATTCTAATGTTTGTTCAGTTGCTTTGATAAAGAAAGAAATTGGGCTAGTGAAAGAAGACTTAGAATTTATTAGATCGATCTTCGGGAatgttgagcaagaattgaataGAGATCTTTGGACTCATGTTCTAGATGTGGCATATGAGGCAGAACATTCCATTAAATCAATTCTTGTCAGAGACCATGGTCTCTTGCAGCTTATCTTCTTGCTTCCTGCTGCCGTAGAAAAGATCAAGCGCATCAAAAAAGAGGTACTAGAGAAGATCTCCAAGAACAAGGGTCTTATTGTTGTGAACTCTCTCAACAAGTTAGTGGAAAGAAAATCATCAACAGCTGGCCAAATAATTGTAGGTTTTAAGGAGGAGACAGATTGGATAATTAGGAAGCTCACCAGTGAACCAGGTAAAGAAGATGTCATTTCCATAATTGGTATGCCAGGAGTCGGAAAAACTACTTTGGCTTACAAAGTATATAATGATAAATCTGTTGTTGATCATTTTGACGTTCGTGCTTGGTGCACAGTTGACCAAGAGCGCAATGTGAAAAAGTTGTTGCAGGAAATTTATAATCAAGTTGTTGGTTTGGGAAAAAGATTCAGCGAGGATGACATAGATGACGACGTTGCTGATAAGCTACGGAAACAACTGTTTGGAAAAAGGTACCTTATTGTCTTGGATGACTTGTGGGATAATGCAACATGGGATGAGCTAACAATGCCTTTTCCTGTACGTAAGAAAGGAGGCAGAGTTATTTTAACTAGTCGAAAAAAGGATGTGGCTTTGCATGGAAAACTCCACTCTGATCCTCTTAGCCTTCGATTGCTAAGACTAGAAGAAAGTTGGGAGTTATTAGAGAAAAGGGTATTCGGAGAAGAACATTGCCCTGATGAACTAAAGGAGGTTGGAGAAAAAATAGCCCGAACCTGTGATGGGCTGCCATTGGTACTTGATCTGATCTGTGGAGTTCTTGcacggaaggaaaagaaagaGGCTTCGTGGCTTGAAGTTCTAAATAACTTGAATTCCTTTATTTTTAAGGATGAAGAGGAAGTGATGAAGGTTGTACAattaagttatgaccatttaccAGATCACCTTAAGCCTTGCTTGATTTACCTTGCAAGCTATCCAAAGGACGAAGATATTGAAATTTCTGAATTGAAAGCTTTATGGAGTGCCGAAGGACTTGTGGAACAAATTGAGATGAAGAGTGTGGAAGAAGTACTGGAGGTTTATGTGGATGAGTTAATTTCCAGTAGCTTGGTAATAGCTTTCAATGAGAGAGGTTGGGGCCAGAGTTGCAAAATCCATGATCTTGTGCATGATTTTTGTTCCATAAAAGCTAGAAAGGAAAAGTTGTTTGACTTCACAAATTCAAATGCTCCATTGtcgtcttcctcttcttcttcttcttcttcttcttcttcttcttcttcttcttcagatttGATGCCACGTGGAATGACCATTCATTATGATCATCCGGATGAAAATGTTGTCCTGTTCAATCCAGAAAAGaaaaatccttatgttaaacacCTCCTCTCGTTGAAGGTAATCGTGGAAGATGGGAAGGACACTTGTCTTTCCTACAGTTGTCACCTACAACACTTGAGGCTTCTTAAAAGGTTGGAGCTGCGCAACATAAGATTGACAGATTCCTTGCTGAatgaaataggcatgctttttcaTTTGAGGTGTTTAAACATTTGGACGGAGACAGAAGCTCTCCCTCCATCATTTTCAAACCTATGTAATCTAGAAACTCTGGTGGTGGCAAATTGGGGATCAAGGATGGTAGTATCACCTAGTATTTGGAGTCTAGCAAAGCTACGACGTTTTAACATTGATAGTTGTACTTTCTTTGATTGGGATGATGACGGCGAACCAAAAGTGTTAGAAGAGGACTGGAAGTTAGAGAATTTGAGAATTTTAGATAAGTTCAGTTTTTCCTGTTTGGATGACACAGAGGATATTTTAAAAAGGTTTCCTAATCTTCGAAGCCTTACATGCGAAATTAGCGGACCATGGGATTTTTCAGAGGAGGTTTATTTTCCAAGATTGGATGTCCTTAATGAACTTGAAGAAGTCTCCGCATGGTTTCAGCGTCGTAAGTGTTCACATGCACATCAGTGGGATTTTCACTTCCCTTTGAGCTTGAAAGAATTGGACTTGAAGGGGTTTGATCTTTCATCTGATTCACTGTCAGGAATTGCGAGAATACCCAACCTTCAAATCCTGCATCTAAGAAACGCAATCATCGAGGGGAAAGAATGGAACATGGAAGAAGTCACCTTCGAGAATCTCAGATCGCTGAAACTGGAATCAGTGTCTTTTTCTGAATGGCAGGTTGGAGAGGAATCCTTTTTCCTCCTCGAGGAATTACATATACAATGGTGTGATGAGCTTATGGAGATCCCGGAAAGTTTTGGGGATATTGCTTCATTAAAGTCCATCTACCTGGTTGGCAACCGTCAACTTGTAGATTCAGCCATAAAGGTTAAGAAATATGTTTCAGAAATGACGGGAGAAGACAAGCTTGAGGTAAAGTTGAATGCGGTCATCTTACGTCCTTATGACCAGCCAAATCTCA AGCGCGTATAA